Proteins encoded in a region of the Rhodopirellula halodulae genome:
- a CDS encoding efflux RND transporter periplasmic adaptor subunit encodes MSHPIPHAPRKNPRQEPVKPSVNGHKVPDAKTEITQDGKSKPRGPVRRGISFVLGSIGPTLVLAGFAAVFWYGHHNDWRIPKFAALTGEVEPVVDDWCEEHAVPESICVECDPTLMPKGPDYGWCSDHGVHNCVLDHPDVAQLKQPPSRGELAADLQRAARALAIAPRKENNSGCKIYQTRIQFASIEAVMQAGVDVELVERHPIVESISGNGEIVYDPTRQAKLASRVPGSVWRVFKNVGDKVSKGEVLVVVDAVEVGELKTSLLRSLAEEKLQQQNVSRLTKARSAIAGARVLDAEAALAKARADVLSAEQSLRNLGLPVDVKRLRGMDEQQVLDELRFIGIPSSIRSQLDAQSDTANLLPLASPMDGIVIERTVTPGEVVNPSRMLFQIGNTRQMWLQLSVPLENMDQLAIGQRIRFAPDGSRQVVEGVLDWIDTSADQDTRMLEVRAVLANDGGRLRNETFGMGEIVLREEADAIVIPTGASHWEGCCQVVFVRDKDYFSGPDSYKLFHVRSVRLGAQNGDITEIISGVLPGEVIATAGSDVLKAQLLKNNLGAGCDCVAE; translated from the coding sequence ATGAGTCATCCGATTCCCCATGCGCCGAGAAAAAATCCTCGGCAAGAACCCGTGAAGCCGTCCGTCAACGGACACAAGGTTCCAGACGCCAAAACTGAAATTACTCAGGACGGGAAATCAAAACCTCGCGGTCCCGTTCGCCGCGGTATCTCGTTCGTGCTCGGTAGTATCGGACCGACGCTGGTTCTGGCCGGTTTCGCTGCCGTGTTTTGGTATGGGCATCACAACGATTGGCGGATTCCCAAATTCGCCGCGTTAACCGGCGAAGTCGAACCGGTTGTCGATGATTGGTGTGAGGAACACGCGGTGCCGGAGTCCATTTGCGTCGAGTGCGATCCGACGTTGATGCCCAAAGGACCGGACTACGGTTGGTGTTCGGATCATGGCGTTCACAACTGCGTGCTGGATCATCCCGATGTCGCGCAACTCAAGCAGCCGCCATCGCGGGGCGAGCTTGCGGCGGACTTGCAGCGTGCGGCCCGTGCGTTGGCGATTGCCCCGCGCAAGGAAAACAACAGCGGCTGCAAGATCTACCAAACGCGGATTCAGTTCGCGTCGATTGAAGCTGTGATGCAGGCGGGCGTTGATGTCGAACTGGTTGAGCGGCATCCGATTGTGGAGTCGATTTCTGGCAATGGTGAAATTGTCTACGACCCGACGCGGCAAGCCAAACTGGCGTCTCGCGTGCCGGGCAGCGTTTGGAGAGTTTTCAAGAATGTGGGGGACAAAGTCTCCAAGGGCGAAGTGTTGGTGGTCGTCGACGCGGTCGAAGTCGGGGAATTAAAAACCTCGCTGCTGCGTTCGCTCGCCGAAGAGAAGTTGCAACAACAGAACGTATCGCGTTTGACCAAGGCACGAAGCGCGATTGCGGGGGCGAGAGTTCTGGATGCAGAGGCGGCGCTGGCTAAAGCACGTGCGGATGTCTTGAGTGCGGAGCAATCGTTGCGGAATCTGGGGTTGCCGGTTGACGTCAAACGGCTTCGGGGAATGGACGAACAACAGGTGCTCGATGAATTGCGTTTCATCGGTATTCCTTCGTCAATCCGCTCGCAACTCGACGCACAAAGCGACACTGCCAATCTGCTACCGCTTGCGTCGCCGATGGATGGGATCGTCATCGAGCGAACCGTGACGCCGGGCGAGGTGGTCAATCCGTCGCGGATGCTATTTCAAATCGGTAACACTCGCCAGATGTGGCTGCAACTGAGCGTGCCGCTGGAAAACATGGACCAATTGGCGATCGGGCAACGCATCCGGTTCGCACCCGATGGCAGTCGTCAGGTCGTCGAAGGCGTGCTGGACTGGATCGACACATCGGCCGATCAAGACACTCGCATGTTGGAAGTGCGGGCGGTTCTGGCCAATGACGGCGGGCGGCTTCGAAACGAGACATTCGGCATGGGAGAGATCGTCCTGCGTGAGGAAGCCGATGCGATTGTCATTCCGACCGGAGCGTCACATTGGGAAGGCTGTTGCCAAGTCGTCTTTGTTCGCGACAAGGATTATTTCTCCGGCCCCGACAGCTACAAGCTGTTCCACGTCCGCTCGGTTCGATTGGGTGCCCAAAACGGCGACATCACGGAAATCATCTCCGGTGTCTTGCCCGGCGAGGTCATCGCGACCGCTGGTAGCGACGTGCTGAAGGCGCAGTTACTGAAAAACAATCTTGGTGCAGGCTGCGACTGCGTCGCTGAATAG
- a CDS encoding efflux RND transporter permease subunit: MLNWLIDFSLKHRGLVIVTALLFAVVGGFSLQQLDIDAFPDTTPVQIQINTVAPSLASEEIERQITFPVEQAISGLPGLHELRSISKFGLSQVVVIFDDDIDIYFARQLINERLSTVELPDGIGRPQMGPVSTGLGEVFHYVVVNDGVDLSQVSREQRVKQLTELRTIHDWVIKPQLRSVRGVAEVNSWGGYEKQYQVRIDPDLLLKYGLTFEQVSEAIQENNENVGGGTVTDGSEMLLVHGVGRTVNIAQIEEVIVTAKDGVPVRVRDVAEVQIGHEIRRGAVTANGRGEAVLGLGFMLMGENSDEVTWALKEKLEQIKETLPAGVTIQTVYDRTELIDHVIHTVQKNLFEGGLLVIAILFIFLGNLRAGLIVALAIPLSMLFAFSGMLKFGIAASLLSLGAIDFGLVVDSSVVMIENCVRHLAHNRDGKSRLEIIRDAAIEVRKPTMFGELIIMIVYLPILTLEGIEGKLFRPMALTVIMALAGSMILSLTLMPVLASIFLPKNIKETEPWLIRVLKWLYAPVLRFTMHHKAFVIGSAVLLLVSVFTLVAPNLGSEFVPRLSEGAITLNVVRLAGTPLEESMRYNTRMEQVLLEKFPDEVNQVWSRIGTAEVATDPMGTELTDLFITLHPREQWTRAETQEELTTLVQRELRDLPGPRLALSQPIEMRMNEMISGVRSDVAAILYGDDLDLMNEKAIEIERALNSIAGASDVKIEQISGQPVLQIQVKQDQIARYGIPASTVMNIVRSLGSNHVGEVYEGQLRFPLVIRLPEEARSDPEAIGEILVATPSGQRIPLSRLASIERVEGFNTIKRDWYQRRITIEANVRGRDLGSFVAEAQQVVDAKVQLPAGRYRIEWGGQFENLERAQTRLMIVVPIALLLILALLYTTYRNWIDSFRVFTGVPFAWIGGVLALWIRDMPFSISAAVGFIALSGVAVLDDMLLVSTIRQLRRRGRSLDEAVEEAAMTRLRPILMTTLVASLGFVPMAFSTGMGAEVQRPLATVVIGGVCSAMIMSLLVLRVLYVVFNMPTESHDDDGGDDDGHCLEPEEPTDPEAGLEFDASQERESQRWSEPTTVTP; encoded by the coding sequence ATGCTTAATTGGCTCATTGATTTTTCGCTCAAGCACCGCGGATTGGTGATTGTGACGGCGTTGTTGTTTGCGGTTGTCGGCGGTTTCTCGCTGCAACAACTCGACATTGACGCATTTCCCGATACGACTCCGGTACAGATTCAAATCAACACGGTTGCGCCGTCACTGGCCTCCGAAGAGATTGAACGCCAAATCACCTTTCCCGTCGAGCAAGCCATTAGCGGTTTGCCGGGACTGCACGAACTGCGCTCGATTTCCAAGTTCGGGTTGTCGCAAGTCGTGGTCATCTTTGACGATGACATCGACATCTACTTCGCTCGGCAATTGATCAACGAAAGGCTTTCCACAGTCGAATTACCCGACGGAATTGGGCGGCCCCAAATGGGGCCTGTATCGACTGGGCTGGGTGAGGTCTTTCACTACGTCGTGGTCAATGACGGTGTTGATCTTTCGCAGGTGTCGCGAGAGCAACGCGTCAAGCAATTGACCGAACTCCGCACGATTCATGACTGGGTCATCAAGCCTCAGCTTCGTTCGGTGCGTGGCGTGGCGGAAGTCAACAGTTGGGGCGGATATGAAAAACAGTATCAGGTGCGGATCGACCCGGACCTACTGCTCAAATACGGACTGACGTTCGAGCAAGTCAGCGAGGCAATTCAGGAGAACAACGAAAACGTCGGCGGCGGTACGGTGACCGATGGCAGTGAGATGCTGTTGGTCCACGGTGTTGGTCGGACGGTGAACATTGCACAAATCGAAGAAGTCATCGTCACGGCCAAAGACGGTGTGCCGGTTCGTGTTCGCGACGTGGCCGAGGTACAGATCGGTCACGAGATTCGTCGTGGTGCGGTCACGGCCAACGGTCGAGGCGAAGCCGTGCTGGGTCTCGGTTTCATGCTGATGGGCGAGAACAGTGACGAGGTCACATGGGCACTGAAGGAAAAGCTCGAACAGATTAAGGAAACCCTGCCTGCCGGTGTAACGATTCAAACGGTCTACGATCGGACGGAACTGATCGACCACGTCATCCATACCGTGCAGAAAAACTTGTTTGAGGGCGGCCTGCTGGTCATCGCCATCCTGTTCATTTTTCTTGGCAATTTGCGAGCCGGGTTGATCGTGGCTTTGGCGATTCCGTTGTCGATGCTGTTCGCGTTCTCGGGAATGTTGAAGTTTGGCATCGCCGCGAGTTTGCTCAGTCTCGGTGCGATCGACTTTGGATTGGTTGTCGATAGCAGTGTCGTGATGATCGAGAACTGCGTGCGGCATTTAGCACACAACCGGGACGGTAAGAGCCGCTTGGAGATTATTCGCGATGCAGCCATTGAAGTTCGCAAGCCGACGATGTTTGGCGAACTGATCATCATGATCGTCTATTTGCCGATCCTGACCCTGGAAGGCATCGAAGGAAAACTGTTTAGGCCGATGGCGTTGACCGTCATCATGGCACTCGCCGGTTCGATGATTCTTTCGCTGACGTTGATGCCCGTTTTGGCGAGCATCTTTTTGCCCAAAAACATCAAGGAAACGGAACCTTGGTTGATCCGCGTTCTGAAATGGCTGTACGCCCCGGTGCTGCGGTTCACCATGCATCACAAGGCGTTCGTGATTGGTTCGGCCGTGCTGTTGTTGGTCAGCGTTTTCACCCTCGTCGCACCTAACCTCGGCAGCGAGTTCGTGCCTCGACTTTCCGAAGGAGCCATTACGCTCAATGTTGTGCGTTTGGCGGGCACGCCGCTTGAAGAATCCATGCGTTACAACACGCGGATGGAGCAGGTGCTACTGGAAAAGTTCCCTGACGAAGTCAACCAAGTTTGGAGCCGCATCGGGACCGCCGAAGTCGCCACCGATCCGATGGGGACTGAACTTACCGACCTGTTCATCACGCTGCATCCCCGCGAGCAATGGACGCGGGCGGAAACGCAAGAGGAACTGACGACTCTGGTGCAACGGGAGCTTCGCGATTTGCCGGGGCCGCGTTTGGCGTTGTCGCAACCGATTGAGATGCGAATGAACGAGATGATCTCGGGCGTTCGCTCGGACGTCGCGGCAATCCTGTACGGCGATGATCTCGATCTGATGAACGAGAAAGCAATCGAGATTGAACGGGCATTGAATTCGATTGCCGGGGCTTCGGACGTGAAGATCGAGCAGATATCAGGTCAGCCGGTTTTGCAAATTCAAGTCAAACAGGATCAGATCGCTCGCTACGGTATCCCCGCCAGCACGGTGATGAACATCGTCCGCTCCTTGGGAAGCAATCATGTCGGCGAAGTCTACGAAGGGCAACTGCGATTTCCGTTGGTGATTCGATTGCCAGAAGAAGCAAGGTCTGACCCGGAAGCCATCGGTGAAATTTTGGTCGCGACGCCGTCGGGCCAACGCATTCCGCTTTCGCGTCTGGCCTCGATCGAGCGTGTGGAAGGTTTCAACACGATCAAACGCGACTGGTATCAACGTCGCATCACGATCGAGGCGAATGTGCGTGGCCGCGACCTTGGCAGTTTCGTCGCCGAGGCACAGCAAGTCGTCGATGCCAAGGTTCAATTGCCCGCCGGTCGCTATCGCATCGAGTGGGGTGGGCAGTTTGAAAACCTCGAGCGAGCACAGACGCGGTTGATGATCGTCGTGCCGATCGCGCTGCTGTTGATCTTGGCATTGCTCTACACAACGTACCGCAACTGGATCGACTCGTTTCGTGTGTTCACGGGCGTTCCCTTCGCATGGATCGGCGGCGTGCTGGCGTTGTGGATTCGCGACATGCCGTTTTCGATTTCGGCCGCTGTTGGCTTCATCGCCTTGTCCGGCGTCGCGGTGCTCGATGACATGCTGCTGGTTTCAACGATCCGACAACTGCGACGGCGTGGGCGTTCGCTGGATGAAGCCGTCGAGGAAGCGGCAATGACAAGATTGCGTCCGATCCTGATGACCACGTTGGTGGCCAGCCTCGGCTTTGTGCCGATGGCCTTCAGCACGGGCATGGGAGCGGAAGTGCAACGACCGCTGGCGACGGTCGTGATCGGTGGCGTTTGCAGCGCCATGATCATGAGCCTGCTTGTACTTCGTGTGCTTTACGTGGTCTTCAACATGCCCACCGAGAGCCACGATGACGATGGAGGAGACGATGACGGTCATTGTCTTGAGCCGGAAGAACCGACCGACCCGGAGGCCGGACTGGAGTTTGATGCTTCGCAAGAGCGAGAGTCACAACGTTGGTCCGAACCGACGACGGTCACCCCCTAG
- a CDS encoding RND transporter, with amino-acid sequence MNWMMNGRGLMFGLLVTAAIGLAGCNSDDVATEPGVAEPVAATNVDHSHGGWWCVEHGVPEEECPRCDKTLVSEFKEAGDWCDEHERPESQCFICSPKRAEKFVARYEAKTGHQPPEPTE; translated from the coding sequence ATGAATTGGATGATGAATGGACGCGGCCTGATGTTTGGTTTGCTGGTAACAGCGGCGATCGGACTGGCAGGATGCAATAGCGACGACGTTGCTACCGAACCGGGCGTGGCGGAACCCGTCGCGGCCACAAACGTGGACCACAGCCACGGTGGTTGGTGGTGCGTCGAACACGGCGTGCCCGAGGAGGAATGTCCCCGATGCGACAAAACGCTGGTGTCCGAGTTCAAGGAAGCGGGCGATTGGTGCGACGAGCACGAGCGTCCCGAGTCGCAGTGTTTCATTTGCAGCCCCAAACGCGCCGAAAAGTTTGTCGCACGTTACGAAGCGAAGACCGGTCACCAACCGCCCGAACCGACCGAGTAA
- a CDS encoding heavy-metal-associated domain-containing protein, with translation MYRTSLCLALTFAFAVCMTAQSRVANAAGASTTKTTITLKVLTCENCAKKVAAKLNEVPGVESVKTDVKSKTATVVPKSNATPSPLKLWEAIEKAGKEPVKLVGPSGTFTSKPKQ, from the coding sequence ATGTACCGCACCTCCCTCTGCCTTGCCCTGACGTTCGCCTTTGCCGTTTGCATGACCGCCCAAAGCCGAGTGGCCAATGCCGCTGGTGCTTCGACGACCAAAACCACCATCACCTTGAAGGTTCTCACCTGCGAGAACTGCGCCAAGAAGGTGGCGGCCAAGTTGAACGAAGTTCCCGGCGTCGAAAGCGTCAAGACGGACGTCAAATCCAAGACCGCGACCGTCGTTCCCAAAAGCAACGCGACCCCGTCGCCGTTGAAACTTTGGGAAGCGATCGAGAAGGCCGGTAAGGAACCAGTGAAGCTCGTCGGGCCGAGCGGAACGTTCACGTCCAAACCGAAGCAATAG
- a CDS encoding thioredoxin family protein — MPFHQTHHIAAALIALVLLTVGCDRDSSPTNVVPSPTSAGPIQLTDDSFQAEVLESELPVLVDMWAPWCQPCIAMKPTIQRLASELSGDVKVAELNIEENPFIQQKYDIDKYPMLLIFVDGIEVQRLVGSETHEQLLDALSNHVAVEKQR; from the coding sequence ATGCCATTTCACCAAACTCACCACATCGCCGCCGCGTTGATCGCTCTCGTTTTGCTAACCGTCGGATGCGATCGCGACTCATCGCCAACGAATGTAGTTCCGTCACCGACCAGCGCGGGACCGATTCAGTTGACGGATGATTCGTTTCAAGCTGAAGTCCTTGAAAGCGAACTCCCGGTGTTGGTCGATATGTGGGCACCGTGGTGCCAGCCCTGCATCGCGATGAAGCCGACGATACAGCGACTTGCATCGGAGTTGTCCGGAGATGTGAAAGTGGCCGAATTGAACATTGAAGAGAACCCGTTCATTCAACAAAAGTATGACATTGACAAGTATCCGATGCTATTGATTTTCGTCGATGGCATCGAGGTGCAAAGACTTGTGGGAAGCGAAACCCACGAGCAACTACTCGACGCGCTATCAAATCATGTAGCCGTGGAGAAACAACGATGA
- a CDS encoding cytochrome P450 — protein sequence MSKLPVETRLDSTLALARNPYRFVSSRCEKFNTDAFETRLLLQKVICIRGEEAAKAFYDTSRFTRVGVAPPRIAKTLFGRGGVQGMDGKAHRHRKMMFMSLLTEDKIGGLTRLARDIWNRRILQWSRMDQVVLYRQAQEVLTEAVCQWAGVPLDPADVDRRTSELAALFDYAGSIGPNHWWARIARKRNEAWLRGIIEQIRAGTYQPLEDTAAFIVANHRDLDGNLLDAQIAAVELNNILRPTVAVSAYIVQCAHALNEHPVIREQLRDGSPDDLHCFVQEVRRYYPFFPFAGAKVKESFEWHGYHFPSGRKVLLDLYGTNHDPRPWNQPESFRPSRFREWDGNPFTLIPQGGGDHYQNHRCPGEWIAIEQMKAATDVLVNRCSYEIPEQDLQIAIDRLPAIPADHFAMTNIQLLREVR from the coding sequence ATGAGCAAGCTGCCTGTAGAAACAAGACTCGATAGCACACTTGCGCTCGCACGCAATCCGTACCGTTTTGTTTCGTCACGATGCGAGAAGTTCAACACCGACGCATTTGAAACTCGGCTGTTGCTGCAAAAGGTCATTTGCATACGAGGCGAGGAAGCCGCCAAGGCGTTTTACGACACCTCGCGTTTCACCCGCGTCGGTGTCGCTCCGCCGCGAATCGCCAAGACTTTGTTCGGACGCGGCGGGGTACAGGGCATGGACGGCAAGGCCCATCGTCATCGCAAGATGATGTTCATGTCGTTGCTGACCGAAGACAAAATTGGCGGACTGACGAGGCTTGCTCGTGACATTTGGAACCGTCGAATTCTGCAATGGTCACGCATGGATCAGGTCGTGCTTTACCGACAGGCTCAGGAAGTTCTCACCGAAGCGGTTTGTCAGTGGGCAGGCGTGCCGCTCGATCCCGCCGATGTGGATCGCAGGACCAGCGAGCTGGCGGCGCTTTTTGACTATGCAGGCAGTATTGGTCCAAACCATTGGTGGGCAAGGATCGCACGCAAACGCAACGAGGCTTGGCTGCGTGGAATCATCGAACAAATTCGTGCTGGAACCTATCAACCCCTCGAAGACACCGCCGCATTCATCGTCGCCAACCATCGCGATCTCGATGGAAACTTGCTCGACGCTCAAATCGCTGCGGTCGAGCTAAACAACATTTTGCGTCCAACGGTCGCCGTGTCGGCTTACATCGTTCAGTGTGCGCACGCCTTGAACGAGCATCCTGTGATTCGCGAACAACTTCGCGATGGCTCCCCGGATGATTTGCATTGCTTTGTGCAGGAGGTCCGGCGTTACTATCCATTCTTTCCGTTTGCCGGAGCAAAGGTGAAAGAATCATTCGAGTGGCACGGTTACCACTTTCCGAGCGGTCGGAAGGTGCTGCTGGACCTATACGGCACCAACCATGATCCACGTCCTTGGAACCAGCCAGAATCGTTCAGACCATCCCGTTTTCGCGAATGGGACGGGAATCCATTCACCTTGATACCTCAAGGCGGCGGCGATCACTACCAGAACCACCGCTGCCCCGGCGAATGGATCGCGATCGAGCAAATGAAAGCGGCCACCGACGTGCTCGTCAACCGATGCAGCTACGAGATCCCGGAACAGGATTTGCAAATTGCGATTGATCGACTTCCCGCCATTCCCGCTGACCACTTTGCCATGACGAACATTCAACTGCTAAGAGAAGTGCGATGA
- a CDS encoding cation diffusion facilitator family transporter codes for MSEERAKLIRRGRNVEIASLIYNITEVTISLTAGFMTGSSALISWGVDSIVEANSAAFMIWQLNGEAKGINERDKRKRKKIALGVLSGAFTIAVLFICYEAISKFISQETASMSWWGIGILLVSLVVNPMLAWGKYRYGKKTDSATLKYDAIDTMICEYQTIVVLIGVGLVQWQGWWWADPVAALLIVPYVAWEAYESGRDAWQVQIDEEDNDE; via the coding sequence ATGAGCGAGGAACGAGCAAAATTGATACGCCGGGGTCGCAATGTCGAAATTGCCAGCCTGATCTACAACATCACCGAAGTGACCATTTCGCTAACGGCCGGATTCATGACGGGCAGTTCGGCGCTGATCAGTTGGGGCGTCGATAGCATCGTCGAAGCGAACTCCGCCGCGTTCATGATCTGGCAATTGAACGGCGAAGCCAAAGGTATCAACGAGCGAGACAAGCGGAAGAGAAAGAAGATCGCGTTAGGGGTTCTCTCGGGTGCCTTTACGATTGCTGTCTTATTCATCTGTTACGAGGCGATCAGCAAGTTCATCAGCCAAGAAACTGCGTCGATGTCGTGGTGGGGCATTGGCATCTTGCTGGTGTCGTTGGTCGTCAACCCGATGCTGGCATGGGGCAAGTATCGCTACGGCAAGAAGACCGATTCGGCGACTCTGAAATACGACGCCATTGACACGATGATCTGCGAGTACCAAACCATTGTCGTGCTGATCGGCGTCGGTCTGGTGCAGTGGCAAGGTTGGTGGTGGGCCGATCCGGTGGCTGCACTGTTGATCGTTCCCTATGTGGCTTGGGAAGCCTACGAGTCTGGACGCGACGCATGGCAAGTTCAAATCGACGAGGAAGACAACGATGAGTGA
- a CDS encoding heavy metal translocating P-type ATPase, whose amino-acid sequence MSDTNNMQLKIHGMDCAEEVSLIKRELVPLLGGDERLGFDLLSGRLTVDLDGVDVTSGDVLAAIERTGLKAETWENAQQSSDDQSFWVKHQRAIMTAISGVFGGIGLVIHLLSGGFDGAVATPAIVCYLIGILAGLYLVLPKAWRALVTLRPDMNLLMSVAVIGAIAIGEWFEGAAVAFLFSLSLLLESWSIGRARRAIASLMDLTPPVAHLRHESGEVRDVVPAEVPVGSTLIIRPGEKIPLDGEVTVGISDVNQAPITGESVPVEKQVGSEVFAGTINGDGLLEMRSTKAAEDTTLARIIQMVGDAGSKRAPSEKWVEKFAAVYTPVVMAVALLMLLIPTLLLGQPWSVWIYRSLVLLVIACPCALVISTPVSVVASLAAAARNGVLVKGGVFIELPGKLVAIAMDKTGTLTKGAPEVIDVVPMNDHDEEELLTRGGALELNSNHPLARAIVDETKKRGMTMPPAESFETIQGKGATGVINGKSYWLGSHRYLEQRGQETPEVHQQLEAMQEAGRTVVVIGNDQHVCGFITLADAIRDETREAIKTLHQVGIKQIVMLTGDNEGTAKAIGKESGIDEVHAELLPEDKVAAVEQLVSRYEHVAMIGDGVNDAPALARASLGLAMGAAGSDAAIETADIALMSDDLSKLPWLIEHSRRTLSIIRQNIWFSLAIKALFVVLTLAGVASLWAAIAADMGASLLVIANGLRLLRC is encoded by the coding sequence ATGAGTGATACAAACAACATGCAACTTAAAATTCACGGCATGGATTGTGCCGAAGAAGTATCGTTGATCAAACGCGAACTGGTGCCGCTGCTCGGTGGCGATGAGCGTTTGGGTTTCGACTTGCTAAGTGGTCGACTAACCGTCGACCTCGATGGCGTTGACGTTACTTCCGGTGACGTGTTGGCGGCGATCGAGCGAACCGGGTTGAAAGCTGAAACGTGGGAGAACGCACAACAGTCCTCCGACGACCAATCGTTCTGGGTCAAGCATCAGCGGGCGATCATGACCGCGATTAGCGGTGTGTTCGGCGGGATCGGGCTGGTGATTCATTTGCTCTCAGGCGGATTCGACGGGGCCGTCGCAACGCCCGCGATCGTTTGCTACCTGATCGGAATTTTGGCCGGGCTGTATTTGGTGCTACCGAAAGCTTGGCGAGCACTGGTCACCTTGCGGCCTGACATGAATTTGCTGATGTCGGTCGCGGTGATCGGGGCGATCGCGATCGGCGAATGGTTTGAGGGAGCGGCGGTCGCATTCCTGTTTTCGCTGTCGTTGTTGCTGGAATCATGGAGCATCGGTCGGGCTAGACGGGCGATCGCTTCGCTCATGGACCTGACGCCGCCGGTCGCTCACCTGCGACACGAATCTGGAGAAGTCCGCGACGTTGTTCCTGCCGAGGTGCCGGTTGGTTCGACCCTGATCATTCGACCGGGCGAGAAAATACCGCTCGATGGGGAAGTCACCGTGGGCATTAGCGACGTCAATCAGGCACCGATCACCGGCGAAAGCGTGCCAGTCGAAAAGCAGGTCGGTAGTGAGGTGTTCGCTGGAACGATTAACGGCGACGGCTTGCTGGAAATGCGAAGCACCAAAGCCGCTGAAGACACGACGTTGGCCCGCATTATTCAGATGGTCGGCGACGCCGGATCGAAGCGTGCTCCGTCAGAAAAGTGGGTAGAGAAGTTTGCCGCGGTCTACACACCGGTGGTGATGGCGGTCGCGTTGTTGATGCTTTTAATTCCGACTTTGCTGCTCGGACAACCATGGTCGGTTTGGATCTATCGGTCGCTGGTGTTGCTGGTCATCGCCTGCCCATGTGCATTGGTCATTTCTACACCGGTGTCGGTCGTCGCATCGCTGGCCGCCGCTGCACGCAATGGCGTGTTGGTTAAAGGCGGCGTGTTCATCGAGCTACCTGGTAAGCTGGTCGCGATCGCGATGGATAAGACCGGGACGCTAACCAAGGGTGCCCCCGAAGTCATCGACGTCGTTCCGATGAACGACCACGACGAAGAAGAATTGCTAACGCGCGGCGGAGCCTTGGAACTCAATAGCAACCATCCGCTCGCACGAGCCATCGTTGATGAAACCAAGAAACGTGGCATGACGATGCCGCCAGCCGAATCGTTCGAAACGATTCAAGGCAAGGGGGCGACCGGAGTCATTAATGGTAAAAGCTACTGGCTCGGTTCGCATCGCTATTTGGAACAACGCGGTCAGGAAACCCCGGAGGTTCACCAGCAACTCGAAGCGATGCAGGAGGCCGGGCGAACCGTCGTCGTGATCGGCAATGACCAGCACGTTTGCGGCTTCATTACGCTGGCCGATGCCATCCGTGACGAGACTCGAGAGGCAATCAAGACTTTGCACCAAGTCGGCATCAAGCAAATCGTGATGCTGACCGGCGACAACGAAGGCACCGCCAAAGCGATCGGCAAGGAGTCCGGTATCGACGAAGTCCACGCGGAGTTGTTGCCTGAAGACAAAGTCGCGGCGGTCGAACAACTCGTTTCACGTTACGAGCATGTCGCGATGATAGGCGATGGCGTGAATGACGCACCCGCCCTAGCCCGGGCTTCATTGGGACTTGCGATGGGAGCGGCGGGAAGCGACGCCGCGATTGAAACAGCAGACATCGCCCTCATGTCCGACGACCTGTCGAAACTACCTTGGCTGATCGAGCACTCGCGACGAACGTTGTCCATCATTCGCCAGAACATTTGGTTTTCACTGGCAATCAAAGCATTGTTCGTCGTGCTGACCTTGGCGGGAGTGGCATCACTGTGGGCCGCCATCGCGGCCGATATGGGCGCTTCCCTACTGGTGATCGCCAATGGTCTGAGGCTGCTCCGCTGCTGA